One segment of Phragmites australis chromosome 13, lpPhrAust1.1, whole genome shotgun sequence DNA contains the following:
- the LOC133888444 gene encoding uncharacterized protein LOC133888444, which produces MGQMAADKRPASHAAAPYLPAELIPDIARHLTSLQDFFSLRAACRAYRAALPPSRAVLAAQPPHLLVPHASRSLALVHLPRRRLLRFREASPFSSSVLASDGARVVTFDYFTREVAVTHLLSGERVRVPDAPFLFSHAVLAGDLVLLTAPGWVQYCRLGDGRWREAYCRLGDGGLWRGAFSSLCMMVGMRSVNGVLYVLLNTCQLAIAELLDNKVDLMLLGGEVDEHVRDAWMESKDFMLGECAGEPLLIFKVSIKPTYKVFRWEHGEERWVRAMSLGRRALFMSSSGFDAWLGPDSLGIRGDCIYEALPRAAGWSEYSLVDGTCEFITFEYEGAPEMYVARSQVWVLPSLF; this is translated from the coding sequence ATGGGGCAGATGGCTGCAGACAAGCGCCCCGCCTCCCACGCTGCGGCGCCGTACCTCCCGGCGGAGCTCATCCCGGACATTGCCCGGCACCTGACGAGCCTCCAGGACTTCTTTTCCCTCCGCGCCGCCTGCCGCGCGTACCGCGCTGCGCTGCCTCCCTCCCGCGCCGTCCTGGCCGCTCAGCCGCCGCACCTGCTGGTCCCCCACGCCTCGCGCTCGCTGGCCCTCGTCcatctcccccgccgccgcctcctccgcttTCGCGAGGCCTCCCCGTTCTCAAGCTCTGTCCTCGCCTCCGACGGCGCCCGCGTCGTCACCTTCGACTACTTCACCCGCGAGGTCGCCGTCACCCACCTCCTCTCCGGCGAGCGGGTACGCGTCCCTGATGCCCCGTTCCTGTTCTCCCACGCAGTCCTCGCCGGTGACCTCGTCCTCCTCACCGCCCCCGGGTGGGTCCAGTACTGCCGCCTCGGGGACGGCCGGTGGCGAGAGGCGTACTGCCGTCTTGGAGACGGTGGCCTCTGGCGTGGAGCTTTCTCTAGCCTGTGCATGATGGTCGGAATGCGCTCTGTGAATGGCGTCCTCTATGTGCTCCTCAACACGTGCCAGCTCGCCATTGCGGAGCTTCTGGACAACAAGGTAGACTTGATGCTGctcggaggcgaagtcgatgaGCATGTTAGGGATGCTTGGATGGAGAGCAAGGATTTCATGCTTGGGGAGTGTGCTGGTGAGCCGTTGCTCATCTTCAAGGTGTCGATCAAGCCGACATATAAGGTTTTCCGTTGGGAACATGGGGAGGAGAGGTGGGTGAGGGCGATGAGCCTAGGAAGGCGGGCGCTTTTTATGTCCAGTTCTGGTTTCGATGCATGGCTTGGTCCTGATTCATTGGGAATCCGTGGGGACTGCATATATGAGGCTCTGCCACGGGCTGCTGGGTGGAGCGAGTACTCTTTAGTTGATGGCACTTGTGAATTCATCACTTTTGAGTACGAAGGTGCGCCAGAAATGTATGTTGCAAGATCACAGGTTTGGGTGCTCCCGAGCTTGTTTTGA
- the LOC133888446 gene encoding protein EIN6 ENHANCER-like: MESEVVRTEMVLALTLPFKKVQTADKYPKGQSRGRQWKHLRHLLQATDASSMPPDRPNYLNIQTPPSIYPPKRYCDITGFEAPYVDPRTKLCYSDPEVFRQIRMLPDDYVQRYLALRNAAVILR; encoded by the exons ATGGAGTCGGAGGTTGTGAGGACGGAGATGGTGCTGGCGCTGACGCTTCCGTTCAAGAAGGTGCAGACGGCGGACAAATACCCCAAGGGCCAGTCCCGTGGGCGGCAATGGAAGCacctccgccacctcctccaggcCACCGACGCCTCCTCCATGCCCCCCGACCGCCCCAACT ATTTGAACATTCAGACGCCCCCATCCATTTATCCACCAAAGAGATACTGTGACATAACAGGTTTTGAG gcgccATATGTTGATCCGAGGACAAAGCTGTGTTACTCTGATCCAGAGGTGTTCAGGCAGATCAGAATGCTTCCTGATGATTATGTCCAAAGATATCTGGCCTTGAGAAACGCAGCAGTTATACTGAGATAG